One genomic region from Marinomonas maritima encodes:
- the tatC gene encoding twin-arginine translocase subunit TatC, with translation MSTNSSNQAPLVAHLIELRNRLLKTVLVILALFIGLYSFANDLYLIVSEPLRLLLPVGSSLIATEVASPFLAPLKLTFAVAVLLSVPYTLFQAWSFIAPALYKNEKRIAIPLLVSSIFLFYAGVLFAYFAVLPLIFGFFTTVGPGEVTVMTDINNYLNFVLKLFFAFGVTFEIPVATYLLIKAGATTVATLSKKRPYIFLGCFVVGMLITPPDIFSQTLLAIPMWMLFELGLIAGRTVKVVVDGNEEDNETNHSNNTEK, from the coding sequence ATGAGTACAAATTCTTCCAATCAAGCCCCACTGGTCGCTCATCTTATTGAGTTAAGAAATCGTTTACTTAAAACCGTTCTTGTCATACTGGCTCTTTTTATTGGTTTATACTCATTCGCCAATGATTTGTATTTAATTGTCTCTGAACCGTTGCGACTGCTACTACCGGTTGGTAGTTCATTAATTGCAACCGAAGTCGCCTCACCTTTTCTAGCCCCGCTCAAGTTAACGTTTGCGGTCGCTGTTTTATTGTCTGTGCCTTACACTCTGTTTCAAGCGTGGTCTTTCATTGCACCCGCTCTGTATAAAAATGAAAAGCGTATTGCTATTCCTTTATTGGTTTCAAGCATATTTCTTTTTTATGCTGGCGTACTGTTCGCTTATTTCGCTGTACTACCGCTGATTTTTGGCTTCTTCACCACGGTCGGACCAGGCGAAGTGACTGTCATGACGGACATCAACAACTACTTAAACTTTGTTCTAAAGCTGTTTTTTGCCTTTGGCGTGACGTTTGAAATTCCTGTCGCGACTTATTTGCTCATCAAAGCTGGCGCAACCACAGTGGCAACACTCTCTAAAAAGCGCCCTTATATATTCCTTGGCTGCTTTGTCGTTGGAATGCTGATAACACCACCAGACATCTTCTCTCAAACCCTTCTCGCCATTCCAATGTGGATGCTATTTGAACTTGGGCTTATTGCGGGCCGCACAGTGAAGGTCGTGGTAGATGGCAATGAAGAAGACAATGAAACCAACCATTCAAACAATACAGAAAAATGA
- the glnA gene encoding glutamate--ammonia ligase, translating into MSNKTLALIAEHDAKWVDLRFTDFKGKEQHVSIPAITVDEEFFENGQMFDGSSITGWKGINESDMIMMPQDDTVIIDPFTEEPTVIVRCNIIEPSTMQGYDRDPRSVAIRAEEFLKSTGLGDTAFFGPEPEFFIFDDVRWKTDMSGCSVEINSEEAAWSSNKKIQGGNMGHRPFVKGGYFPVPPVDSHHDLRAAMCGAMETMGLVIEVHHHEVATAGQNEIGVKFNTLVKKADEVQILKYCVHNVAHAYGKTATFMPKPIVGDNGSGMHVHQSFWRNGENQFAGDQYAGLSEMALYYIGGIIKHAKALNAFTNASTNSYKRLVPHFEAPVMLAYSARNRSASIRIPYVASPKGKRIEARFPDPTANPYLAFSAMLMAGIDGIKNKIHPGDAADKDLYDLPAEEALAIPQVAGSLEEALKCLDEDRGFLTQGGVFSDDMINAYIKLKTAEAQRVATTTHPLEFELYYSL; encoded by the coding sequence ATGTCAAACAAGACCCTTGCCTTGATTGCTGAGCATGACGCGAAGTGGGTTGACCTTCGCTTTACCGATTTTAAAGGTAAAGAACAACACGTATCAATTCCAGCTATTACGGTAGACGAAGAGTTTTTTGAAAACGGTCAGATGTTTGATGGTTCTTCCATTACTGGCTGGAAAGGTATCAACGAATCAGACATGATCATGATGCCTCAGGACGACACCGTTATTATCGATCCTTTCACTGAAGAGCCGACTGTTATTGTTCGCTGTAACATCATTGAACCTTCTACTATGCAAGGCTACGATCGTGATCCACGCTCTGTTGCCATTCGCGCTGAAGAGTTTCTAAAGTCTACCGGCCTTGGCGATACTGCATTCTTCGGTCCTGAGCCTGAATTCTTCATCTTTGATGATGTTCGCTGGAAAACAGACATGTCTGGTTGTTCAGTAGAAATTAACTCTGAAGAAGCGGCTTGGTCTTCTAATAAGAAGATTCAAGGCGGCAACATGGGCCACCGTCCTTTCGTAAAAGGCGGCTATTTCCCAGTACCACCTGTTGATTCTCATCATGACCTACGCGCTGCAATGTGTGGCGCAATGGAAACAATGGGCTTGGTTATCGAAGTTCATCACCATGAAGTAGCGACTGCTGGCCAAAACGAAATCGGTGTTAAATTTAACACACTCGTTAAAAAGGCAGATGAAGTTCAAATCCTTAAGTACTGCGTACATAACGTAGCTCATGCTTATGGCAAAACGGCGACATTTATGCCGAAACCAATCGTTGGCGACAACGGTTCTGGCATGCACGTTCACCAGTCATTTTGGAGAAATGGTGAAAACCAATTCGCTGGCGATCAATACGCTGGCCTATCTGAAATGGCGCTTTACTACATTGGCGGTATTATCAAGCACGCTAAAGCATTGAATGCGTTCACTAACGCTTCAACTAACTCTTACAAGCGTCTTGTTCCACATTTCGAAGCGCCTGTAATGCTTGCTTACTCAGCTCGTAACCGCTCTGCTTCTATCCGTATCCCATACGTTGCAAGCCCTAAAGGCAAACGTATTGAAGCTCGTTTCCCTGATCCAACCGCTAACCCATACCTAGCATTCTCTGCAATGTTGATGGCAGGTATAGATGGTATCAAAAACAAGATTCACCCAGGCGATGCAGCAGACAAAGATTTGTATGATTTACCGGCTGAAGAAGCATTGGCTATTCCTCAGGTTGCTGGCAGCCTAGAAGAAGCGCTTAAATGTCTAGACGAAGATCGCGGATTCTTGACTCAAGGCGGCGTGTTCTCTGATGACATGATCAATGCTTACATCAAGCTAAAAACAGCTGAAGCACAACGCGTTGCCACAACAACTCACCCTCTTGAGTTTGAGCTGTACTACAGCCTATAA
- the tatB gene encoding Sec-independent protein translocase protein TatB: MFDIGFSELLVVFVVALLILGPERLPYAAKTAGLWVRKIRRSINSVQREINAQLDHEELQQKIGETNQRRLKEGQAIQNTITPYPEEHKTEVSEPEPLKASAADTENQEKENKMTGDDGITLSASDKSESIEPLLLDDVEKTPRAASRS, from the coding sequence GTGTTCGACATTGGCTTTTCTGAACTCCTCGTTGTTTTCGTTGTTGCCCTGTTAATTCTGGGCCCTGAGCGCTTGCCCTATGCCGCTAAAACAGCAGGGCTGTGGGTTCGTAAAATTCGTCGCAGTATCAATTCTGTGCAAAGAGAAATCAATGCTCAACTTGATCACGAAGAACTGCAGCAAAAAATTGGCGAAACTAACCAACGCCGATTAAAAGAAGGGCAAGCAATACAAAACACCATCACTCCCTATCCTGAAGAACACAAAACGGAAGTATCTGAACCTGAACCATTAAAGGCGTCCGCTGCTGACACAGAAAATCAGGAAAAAGAGAATAAAATGACCGGAGATGACGGTATAACCCTGTCCGCATCAGATAAATCAGAGTCAATTGAGCCTTTACTATTAGACGATGTTGAGAAAACACCCAGAGCAGCATCTCGTAGCTAG
- the glnL gene encoding nitrogen regulation protein NR(II) yields MYSLLIDHLSTAVVQLNDKLEIEYLNPAAEMLLAVSRRRIYGHDLGAAFRENEDSIHALQAAIESGHPFTKREAEIECSNNKKLFCDYTVTPIMGTSNDTESLIIELYPRDRMKRISQEDELIANHETSKELVRGLAHEIKNPLGGIRGAAQLISRAFTDEALNDYTQVIIEESDRLRDLVDRLLGPRQLPKNKPLNVHKVIERVRQLISVETDNQIQLIRDYDPSIPDLIGDESQLIQALLNITRNAMQALMEDENNHSKTIHIVTRALRQFTIGSKRHRLVCKISIIDNGPGIPEAILKTLFYPMVSARADGTGLGLSIAQSVIHQHHGIVECNSYPKETEFNILIPIDMAVQHQEKHS; encoded by the coding sequence GTGTATAGCTTATTAATCGACCACTTATCCACCGCTGTTGTTCAATTGAATGACAAGCTCGAGATCGAATACTTAAATCCGGCCGCTGAAATGCTGCTCGCAGTAAGTCGTCGTCGAATTTATGGCCACGACCTTGGAGCCGCTTTTCGTGAAAACGAAGACAGCATCCACGCCCTCCAAGCCGCTATAGAGTCCGGCCACCCATTCACTAAGCGGGAAGCTGAAATCGAGTGCAGCAATAACAAAAAACTTTTTTGTGATTACACAGTTACCCCGATAATGGGCACATCAAATGACACAGAAAGCCTAATTATAGAACTGTATCCACGAGACAGAATGAAGCGCATCTCACAAGAAGATGAGTTAATAGCGAACCATGAAACCAGCAAAGAGCTGGTACGAGGTCTTGCCCACGAAATCAAAAATCCTTTAGGTGGAATCCGTGGTGCTGCGCAGCTTATTAGTCGGGCCTTTACCGATGAAGCGCTAAATGATTACACACAAGTCATTATTGAAGAATCTGATCGTTTACGCGATCTTGTTGATAGGCTATTAGGCCCCAGACAACTTCCTAAAAACAAACCTCTAAATGTACACAAAGTAATCGAACGAGTCAGGCAGTTGATTTCCGTTGAAACCGACAATCAAATCCAGCTCATTAGAGACTATGATCCTAGTATTCCAGATTTGATTGGTGATGAGTCACAATTAATACAGGCATTACTCAATATCACCAGAAACGCTATGCAAGCCCTAATGGAAGACGAAAACAATCATAGTAAAACCATTCATATAGTGACTCGTGCTTTACGTCAATTCACCATAGGTTCAAAACGTCACCGCTTAGTTTGCAAAATCAGCATCATTGACAATGGTCCTGGCATTCCTGAAGCCATATTAAAAACACTATTTTATCCAATGGTAAGCGCTAGAGCGGATGGAACCGGTTTAGGCCTTTCTATCGCCCAATCCGTTATTCACCAACACCACGGAATAGTGGAGTGCAACAGTTACCCTAAAGAAACCGAATTTAATATATTGATTCCCATTGATATGGCAGTCCAACACCAGGAGAAACACTCATGA
- a CDS encoding DUF3461 family protein has product MYPTLQSMGITSIQDIEKFTLRFEGGHDVLKIYYRREKGSLLPKSKKFKFGRSTKTVLADGGQQTYRQVQEPSLIVLRAMEELELIVGRQHEVKVTKDDLVKELEHLEKVVNSKINEIKEKIAAMK; this is encoded by the coding sequence ATGTATCCAACACTCCAGTCCATGGGTATCACAAGCATACAGGACATTGAAAAATTCACTTTACGCTTTGAAGGCGGCCACGATGTTTTAAAAATTTATTACCGTCGTGAAAAAGGTTCTTTGCTACCTAAAAGTAAAAAATTCAAATTTGGTCGCTCAACAAAAACGGTATTAGCTGACGGTGGCCAGCAAACCTATCGTCAAGTACAAGAGCCTTCTCTTATCGTATTACGAGCAATGGAAGAGCTGGAACTCATTGTTGGCAGACAACATGAAGTTAAAGTGACAAAAGATGACTTGGTCAAAGAGCTTGAACATCTAGAAAAAGTGGTAAATAGCAAGATCAATGAAATCAAAGAAAAAATTGCCGCAATGAAATAA
- the typA gene encoding translational GTPase TypA, which translates to MSNDISKLRNIAIIAHVDHGKTTLVDKLLSQSGTLDRKDEGSERIMDSNDQEKERGITILAKNTSIMWKDYRINIVDTPGHADFGGEVERVLSMVDCVCLLVDAVDGPMPQTRFVTSKAFEQGLRPIVVINKVDRPGARPDWVMDQVFDLFDNLGATEEQLDFPVIYASAINGQAGTDPDNLADDMTPLYQMIVDSVPVPDVDPEGTFQMQISALDYDSYVGVIGVGRITRGSLSPNQQVVVKSADGKERKGKVLNVKGYHGLARVDTDKASAGDIVCINGIDGLSISDTLCDPTCVEALPPLSVDEPTVSMTFMVNDSPFAGKEGKYITTRNISDRLDRELIHNVALRVKQGETPDKFIVSGRGELHLSVLIESMRREGFEMGVSRPEVVIKEIDGVKSEPFEMVVIDVEDQHQGSIMEEIGLRKGELTNMEPDGKGRTRLEFMMPSRGLIGFRGLFLTLTSGSGILTSVFDHYGPVKDGEVQSRKNGVLVSMLTGKTAAYSLFNLQSRGRMFLGHAVEVYEGQIIGIHSRDNDLAVNPVKGKQLTNVRASGTDEALTLTPPIRQTLEQALEFIEDDELVEVTPESIRVRKKLLTENERKRFGRK; encoded by the coding sequence ATGTCTAATGATATTAGTAAGTTACGCAATATTGCCATCATTGCGCACGTTGACCATGGTAAAACTACCTTAGTTGATAAACTATTGAGCCAATCCGGCACGTTGGATCGTAAAGATGAGGGTTCTGAACGAATCATGGATTCTAACGATCAAGAAAAAGAACGTGGTATCACTATATTGGCGAAAAACACGTCAATTATGTGGAAGGATTACCGTATCAATATCGTAGACACACCTGGACACGCTGACTTCGGTGGTGAAGTAGAACGTGTGCTTTCTATGGTTGATTGCGTATGCCTATTGGTTGATGCAGTTGACGGTCCAATGCCGCAAACACGTTTTGTAACCTCTAAAGCATTTGAGCAAGGTTTGCGTCCGATTGTTGTTATCAACAAAGTCGACCGTCCTGGTGCTCGTCCTGATTGGGTTATGGATCAAGTATTTGATCTTTTTGATAACCTTGGTGCAACGGAAGAACAATTAGACTTCCCTGTTATTTATGCTTCTGCAATCAATGGTCAGGCTGGTACTGATCCAGATAATTTGGCAGATGATATGACACCGCTTTATCAAATGATTGTTGATAGCGTGCCTGTGCCAGATGTAGATCCAGAAGGCACCTTCCAAATGCAAATTTCTGCATTGGATTATGACAGCTATGTTGGTGTTATCGGTGTAGGTCGTATCACACGCGGTAGTTTGTCTCCTAACCAGCAAGTTGTAGTTAAATCTGCTGACGGTAAAGAGCGCAAAGGTAAAGTACTAAACGTGAAGGGCTATCATGGTCTGGCACGTGTTGATACTGATAAAGCGTCTGCTGGCGATATCGTTTGTATCAATGGTATTGATGGTCTAAGCATCTCTGATACGTTGTGTGATCCTACTTGTGTTGAAGCGCTTCCACCTTTATCCGTTGATGAGCCAACAGTAAGCATGACTTTCATGGTGAACGATTCTCCGTTCGCTGGTAAAGAAGGTAAATACATAACGACTCGTAATATCTCAGACCGTCTAGATCGAGAGCTTATCCACAACGTTGCATTACGTGTTAAGCAAGGTGAAACACCAGATAAATTCATCGTATCTGGTCGTGGTGAGCTTCACTTGTCTGTATTGATTGAAAGTATGCGTCGTGAAGGTTTCGAAATGGGTGTATCTCGCCCAGAAGTAGTTATCAAAGAAATTGACGGTGTTAAATCCGAACCATTTGAAATGGTAGTAATCGATGTTGAAGATCAACATCAAGGTTCTATCATGGAAGAAATTGGCTTGCGTAAAGGCGAGTTAACAAACATGGAACCAGATGGCAAAGGCCGTACACGTCTTGAATTCATGATGCCATCACGTGGTTTGATCGGTTTCCGTGGATTGTTCCTAACATTGACGTCTGGCTCTGGTATTTTGACCAGTGTTTTCGATCATTACGGTCCAGTGAAAGATGGCGAAGTTCAAAGTCGTAAAAACGGCGTATTGGTTAGCATGCTGACAGGTAAAACGGCCGCTTACTCTTTGTTTAACTTACAGAGCCGTGGACGTATGTTCCTAGGGCACGCGGTTGAAGTTTACGAAGGTCAAATTATCGGTATTCACTCACGTGATAACGATTTGGCAGTTAACCCTGTTAAAGGTAAGCAGCTGACTAACGTACGTGCATCTGGTACAGATGAAGCATTGACGTTGACGCCACCTATTCGCCAAACGCTAGAGCAAGCGCTTGAGTTCATCGAAGACGATGAATTGGTAGAAGTAACGCCAGAAAGTATTCGTGTTCGTAAGAAGTTATTGACTGAAAACGAACGTAAGCGTTTCGGTCGTAAATAA
- the thiI gene encoding tRNA uracil 4-sulfurtransferase ThiI: MKFIVKFFAEITIKSNPVRKSFIKQLRHNIRLVLKKYDADVTVSGNWDFIEVFSDKDELREGFTEALSNVAGIAHFQFVREFPFIDLDGIVEQAIVSYGETIKDAVFAVRVKRVGHHDFTSVDAERHIGGCLKARCGALAVRLKNPEVLVPIDIRDNRVWMIEQRVKGLGGYPLGSQDPVLSLMSGGYDSTVSSFLTMSRGLKTHFCFFNLGGDAHEIGVKQVSHFIWEKYGSALNVKFITVPFEAVVGEILTKVDNAEMGVILKRMMLRAASQLMEQVGAKALVTGESVAQVSSQTLINLKVIDQVTEELVLRPLITTNKQEIIDKAIEIGTAPFAASMPEFCGVISVKPTIRAKMYRVEQQESNFDFDVLEQAIANAQTMSIQNVMDDVAKQYQGEVPVVRMPVGDEVIIDIRHPDEAINRPLKVSGRPVKVIPFFALDSNWSELDSGTTHLLYCGKGVMSRMHASYLLGKGYENVGVYLP, translated from the coding sequence ATGAAATTTATTGTTAAGTTCTTTGCAGAAATCACCATTAAAAGCAATCCAGTCAGAAAGTCTTTTATTAAACAGCTTCGACATAATATAAGGTTGGTGCTAAAAAAATATGATGCCGATGTTACTGTGTCTGGAAATTGGGATTTTATAGAGGTCTTTTCTGATAAAGATGAGCTACGAGAGGGCTTTACTGAGGCCTTGTCTAATGTCGCGGGTATTGCGCATTTTCAATTTGTTCGTGAGTTTCCCTTTATCGATCTTGATGGCATCGTTGAGCAAGCGATAGTGTCGTATGGTGAGACAATAAAAGACGCCGTATTTGCAGTGCGAGTCAAACGCGTAGGGCACCATGACTTTACTTCGGTAGATGCAGAGCGGCATATTGGCGGCTGCCTTAAAGCACGATGTGGTGCTTTGGCTGTACGTTTAAAAAATCCTGAGGTACTGGTTCCTATCGATATTCGTGATAATCGGGTGTGGATGATCGAGCAACGTGTAAAAGGCTTGGGTGGTTACCCACTTGGTTCGCAAGATCCCGTTTTATCTTTGATGTCTGGCGGCTATGATTCAACAGTCAGTTCTTTTTTAACCATGAGTCGCGGGCTAAAAACGCATTTTTGCTTTTTCAACTTAGGTGGTGATGCTCACGAGATAGGTGTGAAGCAGGTTTCTCATTTTATTTGGGAGAAATATGGTTCGGCATTAAATGTAAAATTCATCACAGTACCTTTTGAGGCGGTTGTTGGTGAGATTTTGACGAAAGTTGATAACGCTGAAATGGGCGTTATCCTAAAGCGTATGATGTTGCGTGCTGCCTCTCAACTGATGGAGCAGGTTGGTGCAAAAGCCTTAGTAACAGGCGAAAGTGTGGCTCAGGTATCGAGTCAAACCTTGATTAATCTAAAGGTAATTGATCAAGTCACGGAAGAATTAGTACTTAGGCCTTTAATTACCACGAATAAACAAGAAATCATCGACAAGGCAATCGAAATAGGCACCGCGCCGTTCGCCGCCAGTATGCCAGAGTTTTGTGGTGTGATTTCGGTTAAGCCGACCATTCGAGCCAAAATGTATCGTGTTGAACAACAAGAATCTAACTTTGATTTTGACGTCTTAGAGCAAGCGATTGCCAATGCGCAGACGATGTCTATTCAAAATGTAATGGATGATGTTGCTAAACAGTATCAAGGTGAAGTGCCGGTAGTTCGTATGCCTGTGGGCGATGAAGTCATTATTGATATCCGTCATCCAGATGAAGCGATTAACCGACCATTAAAAGTCAGTGGCCGGCCTGTTAAGGTTATTCCTTTCTTTGCATTAGACTCTAACTGGTCAGAACTAGATTCTGGTACAACCCATCTGCTTTATTGTGGGAAAGGGGTCATGAGTCGTATGCATGCTTCTTATCTGTTGGGTAAGGGGTATGAGAATGTTGGTGTTTATTTGCCCTAA
- a CDS encoding L-threonylcarbamoyladenylate synthase, producing MRLITSETELADIIRKGGVIAYPTEAVWGLGCDPFNELAVRRILALKSRSESKGLILIAGSQEELTPWLKTLNSDAIQRLVSLNETPTSWVVPDTQITPSWVRGEHKSVAIRLSQHSPVQRLCAAFKGVIVSTSANPAGLAPAMCEDEVYAYFGDKIDAIFHASLGEASQPSQVKDILTNKLFRA from the coding sequence ATGCGCCTTATAACTTCTGAAACCGAGCTTGCTGACATCATTCGAAAAGGCGGCGTCATTGCTTACCCTACCGAAGCAGTTTGGGGATTAGGCTGTGATCCTTTTAATGAACTAGCTGTACGACGAATTTTAGCACTGAAATCTCGCTCTGAATCAAAAGGGTTGATTCTCATTGCTGGCTCTCAAGAAGAGCTAACACCTTGGCTAAAAACATTAAACAGCGATGCCATACAGCGTCTAGTCAGCCTTAATGAGACACCGACCTCTTGGGTAGTACCCGATACTCAAATCACCCCCAGCTGGGTAAGAGGAGAACACAAAAGCGTCGCTATACGACTCTCTCAGCATAGCCCAGTACAGCGCCTATGTGCCGCTTTTAAAGGCGTGATTGTATCTACGTCGGCAAACCCTGCAGGACTTGCTCCTGCGATGTGTGAAGACGAGGTCTATGCGTACTTTGGGGACAAAATTGACGCTATCTTTCATGCGTCACTTGGAGAAGCTTCCCAACCTTCGCAAGTTAAAGACATTTTGACGAACAAACTCTTTAGAGCATAG
- a CDS encoding phosphoribosyl-ATP diphosphatase has translation MRADILAELAATLEQRKNAAEDSSYVASLHAKGLNKILEKVGEESIETIIAAKDAVISGDKSDLIYETADLWFHTLVMLSHLDIGPDAILDELARRFNLSGLDEKASRSK, from the coding sequence ATGAGAGCTGATATACTGGCTGAATTAGCAGCCACACTAGAACAACGTAAAAATGCGGCGGAAGACTCTTCCTATGTCGCTAGCCTACATGCAAAAGGATTAAACAAGATCCTAGAAAAGGTAGGTGAAGAAAGCATTGAAACCATTATTGCCGCTAAGGATGCTGTCATATCTGGCGACAAATCCGATTTGATTTATGAAACCGCTGACCTTTGGTTTCACACTCTTGTCATGTTATCTCATTTAGATATTGGCCCTGATGCTATACTTGATGAATTAGCACGTCGATTTAACTTATCTGGCTTAGACGAAAAAGCCAGTCGTTCTAAATAA
- the ntrC gene encoding nitrogen regulation protein NR(I) yields MTPEETVWIVDDDRSIRWVLEKTLEQEGIQCRLFESAENLVNMLDKEQPSAIISDIRMPGMDGLALLEKLQKDHPYLPVIIMTAHSDLESAVASYQGGAFEYLPKPFDVEEAVSLVKRAILHHRNARPSTDFMEEEVEPEVDKEIIGEAPAMQEVFRAIGRLANSNITVLINGESGTGKELVAKALHTHSPRTANPFIALNMAAIPHDLIESELFGHEKGAFTGANTQRRGRFEQANGGTLFLDEIGDMPAETQTRLLRVLADGEFYRVGGHIAVKVDVRIIAATHQNLENLVQKGTFREDLFHRLNVIRIHLPKLSERREDIPKLARHFLSRAADELSVEPKLLTKETENYLTQLEWPGNVRQLENTCRWLIVMASGREVLVEDLPPELLAAAPYEQPFASWEEALRNWVDSTLATGQKGILDQAVPKFERIMIETALAHTGGRRRDASLLLGWGRNTLTRKIKELNIDHAEQDDD; encoded by the coding sequence ATGACACCAGAAGAAACCGTATGGATTGTTGACGACGACCGCTCAATTCGCTGGGTATTGGAAAAGACATTAGAGCAAGAGGGAATTCAATGCCGTCTGTTTGAATCTGCTGAAAACCTAGTAAACATGTTAGATAAAGAGCAGCCAAGTGCCATCATCAGTGACATTCGCATGCCTGGAATGGATGGCTTAGCACTGCTCGAAAAACTACAAAAAGATCACCCCTATTTGCCTGTCATCATTATGACGGCGCATTCAGACCTTGAAAGTGCCGTGGCATCTTATCAAGGAGGCGCGTTTGAATATCTACCAAAACCGTTTGATGTTGAAGAAGCCGTTAGCCTTGTAAAACGCGCCATACTGCATCATAGAAATGCACGACCCAGCACAGATTTTATGGAAGAAGAAGTCGAGCCAGAAGTAGACAAAGAAATCATCGGTGAAGCCCCTGCCATGCAGGAAGTTTTTCGCGCCATTGGCCGACTCGCTAACTCAAACATCACTGTGCTAATTAATGGAGAATCCGGAACTGGTAAGGAGTTAGTCGCAAAGGCATTACATACTCATAGCCCTCGCACTGCTAACCCTTTCATCGCCCTTAATATGGCTGCCATTCCACACGATTTAATTGAATCAGAACTATTTGGCCATGAGAAAGGCGCATTCACCGGTGCGAATACTCAGCGCCGCGGCCGTTTCGAACAAGCCAACGGTGGCACCTTATTTTTAGATGAAATTGGTGACATGCCAGCCGAAACACAAACTCGCTTACTGCGAGTTCTTGCAGACGGCGAGTTCTATCGAGTAGGCGGCCATATCGCGGTGAAAGTCGATGTTCGTATCATTGCTGCCACACATCAAAATTTAGAAAATTTGGTGCAAAAAGGAACATTCCGTGAAGATTTATTTCATCGTCTAAACGTCATCCGCATTCATTTGCCTAAGTTATCAGAGCGCCGTGAAGACATTCCAAAATTAGCACGCCACTTCTTGAGTCGTGCCGCAGATGAGCTTTCTGTTGAACCTAAGCTGCTGACCAAAGAAACCGAAAATTATCTTACTCAACTGGAATGGCCCGGTAACGTTCGTCAGCTAGAAAATACTTGTCGCTGGCTAATCGTTATGGCGTCAGGACGTGAAGTATTAGTTGAAGATTTACCACCAGAATTACTCGCAGCCGCACCTTATGAACAGCCATTCGCATCATGGGAGGAAGCCCTTAGAAATTGGGTCGACAGCACACTAGCAACAGGACAAAAAGGCATTCTCGATCAAGCTGTTCCAAAATTTGAGCGTATTATGATTGAAACCGCTCTCGCCCATACAGGTGGACGCCGTCGAGATGCGTCTCTTTTATTAGGCTGGGGACGTAATACGTTGACACGTAAAATCAAAGAATTAAACATTGATCATGCGGAACAAGACGACGATTAA
- the tatA gene encoding Sec-independent protein translocase subunit TatA translates to MLGGISIWQLLIVLAILILIFGTKKLKNLGSDLGGAVKGFKEAVDKEADTEEEKTAQHKVIDAEVKKDDKSA, encoded by the coding sequence ATGTTAGGCGGAATTAGCATTTGGCAATTATTAATTGTTTTAGCCATTTTAATACTCATATTTGGTACTAAAAAACTTAAGAACCTTGGCTCCGACTTAGGCGGTGCTGTTAAAGGTTTCAAAGAAGCTGTAGACAAAGAAGCTGACACTGAAGAAGAGAAAACGGCCCAGCATAAAGTCATTGATGCTGAAGTCAAAAAAGACGATAAGAGCGCCTAA
- the dtd gene encoding D-aminoacyl-tRNA deacylase translates to MKLLVQRALNASVVVDGETIGAIDHGQLVLVGVEKSDSDVDVQRLADKLLKYRMFGDEEGKMNLNVQQVNGGVLLVSQFTLAAETKKGLRPGFSTAAIPAEGERLFNDFVDRVRSQYNKVETGRFGADMKVSFTNDGPVTFMLD, encoded by the coding sequence ATGAAGCTCTTAGTGCAACGGGCATTGAATGCTAGCGTTGTGGTTGATGGTGAAACCATAGGTGCAATCGATCATGGACAGCTTGTTTTGGTTGGTGTTGAAAAAAGTGATAGTGACGTTGATGTACAGCGGCTTGCTGACAAGCTGTTAAAGTACCGCATGTTTGGCGACGAAGAAGGCAAAATGAACCTGAATGTTCAGCAAGTAAATGGTGGTGTTCTATTGGTCTCTCAATTTACCTTGGCAGCAGAAACCAAAAAAGGGCTTCGCCCTGGTTTTTCGACGGCAGCCATTCCTGCAGAAGGTGAGCGTTTATTCAATGATTTTGTGGACAGAGTACGATCACAATATAACAAAGTCGAAACAGGGCGTTTTGGTGCGGATATGAAGGTTTCCTTTACCAATGATGGCCCTGTTACCTTTATGTTGGATTGA